The segment GATGAGCGTGGTGGTGGGCACGTCCATATCGTCTCTTACTCTGAGGAAAGAATACAGAGAAGCACAATAAGGGTGATGTTTCATAGTGATTACGTATGCTTGCTGCATATTTTGTTCAGTCATAGAGCTACACAAGGCACAGCTTACTTTTCAATGGATCGAGAGAGAACAGCAGATATGGTGAGCAGTATGCATCCTAACAGCCCAGTCTCAAACTGTGGAAAAATGGAGAATAAAGCAAAAGGTTGGCAATCTTAGGTACATCTGACCAGCAAAATTAAACTGAGGAAGTCAATACTGAGTTTCTCACCTGATCAATATGCTGCTCCAGAAGCAACTGTGTGTCCTTGAGGTTATTCACGGTGAAACAAGTTATCTAAAACACAACATGGTTATAAAACCTCctcaggagttttttttttttttataaaaagttTATTTGGCATATTGATAGTATTAACACAGCTACACTATATATTAAACTATTATTAAATGAATTCACAAAATAAAGAGATGTACAATGTTCAAATACGTTATTGCAAATCCAAATATGGCGACAAATCTCCTTCAATAACATTTTAGGCATAGTAATATCCCACAAATTAATCTCAGTGTCTGATGTAGTTTCATTTGGTCAATTTAGGTGTTACTGTACTACCCACAAGTGAGCAGCGTGTATGCAGCTACGTCTTTCTACCTTTTCAAACACTCCTTCAGATTTGTAGTGTCCAGTTGGGGTGAAATGATTTCTTCCTGaatttctgttaaaaaaacagagttaaaaaaactgttttaatcaATGCTGCACCTGAAATGGAAGCGTTATCAGTCAATTCTAAGATCAATGGGTCTGATGGGCATTGAACTTTAGGCTTCTAGAGGTGATGTGAGCCTGACCCTCTACAAGCCAGATATTCACATGCATTCAACCTGGTTAAATACCAGTAATGAGGCTCTGTGTATTGGTCTGGGTGCAGAGGATTAAGTGGATAAAAGTACGATCTTACATTGCAattatggcttttttttcttcgcCGGCCCTCCACAGTACTTCAGCCGCcgctaaaacaaaacactttcttCTCGTGGTGTTGGAAGGTCTTAACCTCCTGAGAACAAAGTGGCATTTGAGTGATAAGCAGGTCGTGTGGAGTAATAATACAGTTAATACCAAATGCGGAGTTCAATACTTAACAGTGGCTACAAAGTACGCCTTGATGTGAATTAATGACTGTAAAAAGCATCCAAGTGATTACAGCAGCGTACACAGAGGTTAACATTATGGGTCAGAGCTCTGAATTGAAGGATAACGTACTGAAGGCTTGTATTACTGGTTTCAGTGTTTTCAAACAGGAGTTTCTTTAGAACAAAGGCTTGGATTGATGCCAGAACTCCACAAGGACCACCCTAGAAAATAAGCACACAGAGAGCATAATACCACCAATAAATATTCAACATGAAAATCAGCTTTCTGGATTATTAAATATTAGCAGCATGGCTCAGTTAAGACAACCTTTCTCTGCACAATTCCGTATCTCAGGTCGTGCGTTTCTGAAAATGTGAAACCCTGATTCCTCCACTCAACGCTGAAACAATTTAGGCTGGAACCAAGAAGAACTGCTTTCAATTCCTGGAGAAGAGACAATAACAGAAAATCAAAGACACCTGCAGAAACTGTCCCCAGCATATTTACAGAAACACTGGTGTAAATCACTAACCATGGCAGCGTGTTGGTCCATGGGACGGCCTGCATAGCGGTGCTCTTCAGCGGTTCTTTGAAAGGACACTTTGGAGAGTTCTCgcagatcatcatcatcatcaatatcATCTGAAAATCAATTAACACACCATCAGCTTTGACAGATACAAGGCAACAAATCAAAAAAGTCAATAGATGAGGTCACAGAGCACTGACCTAAAACCATTTCAGACACATCCAAGTCAGCCACATTTGGCCTGATCAAAGACTTTAATCTGAGAAACAGACACAATGTGCATAAATTTATGAACAAAACTTGGTAGCAAAAATGATGTCAACAGTATAACACTCTGAagttatcacacacacactaacacaactTAAAGCTATTTACTTCGTTGTcatctgtgtgtcttgtttcaCTTTTTCAAAGCTGTTTTCCCTCTGCTTTCTGTCTGGTGCACTCCACAACTCCTGTTGCCTTCCTACGCAGTCAGCTGGGCCGATTTCAGTTTGGCTGCTTTCTGAGCTTTTTTGATGAACGGCAGTTGTTAAAAGTCCATCCTCAAACGgcctgctttcttcttcttttctgagCAGTGGCTGGCTCACTTCCACCTTCCGAtactgcctttttttgtttgattcctaccacaaaaaacatcagtgtCGGAAAAGGGTGTAATGAATATGAGTAATATAATGAATATGGGATCAATTTGTTTTCAAGAACTGCATCCAGTACCTGAGGTGTGCTGGCTATTGGTCCAGCCATCATGCCACGTCTAATTCGATTAGTTCTGCTCCTTTGGGTGCTCTCAGTGATGGAAGTCTTTTTTTCTGGTTCTCTTTTCATGAAGCTTTCCTTGTCTTGGAGGGAAGCCATCAGTGTCTGGCCTTTTTCATCTTCTAAGTCATGAGCCCAGAAACCGGTTTGATTTTGACTGGACAGTGTGTCTGTCTCAGGCAATAATGATGTATATATAGGCTGAGAAGGGCTGACTTCTCCTACTGCAGACCTGCAAGAGAGAGAAATCCCATaatttcacaaattcaaggcaGCACAAAGTCATGAAATCAAAAACAACACGTGTGAAATACCttaatttgttgtgtttgctgacAACAAAAGCTGTTGTGTCAACCTCTGCTTTCACATCACTCATCACTGCTGGTGTTGCCGCAGCAGAATTAGCAATCGAGCTGACAGTTCGAGCAGACCACAGGGCATCACTTTCACTGCAGGTGATCTCGTCATTCTTAAATCCCTCGATGTGATACTTTACAATTATCTCCAGCAATGTTTTCAGTGGGGAGCTCACAGCCTGCGATGACACAGAAGTCAGcaccagacttttttttttacatcatccACTTGCACAGAAGCCAACCTCCAGCTGCAAGACTTACTTTATTCTTTCTATAGAGaccctccatgttgagaacctgTCTCAGGTGTGACCTGTTGTTGATGCTGGCCTCTGTGCGTGGATGCTCCTCATCCATACAGGCAATCGTCCTCTTGAGTCCCTGCGCATTAACACAGCGGTTATAACGTCTGCTATCAAAGAACACTGACACTGCAGGTTTTTAACAAAGTCATGTTTAACGTTAAATCACTTATCATTGATAGTAGCATGTGGCTGTCACCCTTCCTGAATACTAACATTATACACGGGGTCATAACGTCTCGGTTGGGACAGCATGAACTTTTGTTTGTGGCACAAAATCTGACGATTCACAGATTTCTTTACATCACCTGAATGAGCTAaaggagctagcgctagctaacgtTGGCTAGCTCCGGTAACGGTTCGCAGCCCGTTAACCACATAGCGTTGGATACTTTACCTTTCGACTCAGATATTCCCGAACAACAGACGAAGACACCTCTTCGACTGAAACGGCCATGGCGGTGAGGACGTGTCCGGCTGTGGTGGCCTTCTCCTAACATAGATAATGAACGAGAAGATGCTCTGGCAGTAGCCTTTAGCTAAACGTCTGGTGAACCATAACACGGCTGTGGGATGTGCTGCGCCACTCTATGCACAAACATTGGCTTGGCTGGCGAACCGTGGACTTTTCAGAGACAGTACATGTCAGCCACAGGTCGATACGACTGTATCAAAAGGCTCGTTGAAGATGAACTACGCCGGCTGCAGCAGGGGGCGGTGACAACAGTTtgccgacagtttccagcatcCTTCAGTCTGTACCGGAAGTCgcagaaacactcacatccgGTCTGATCTGATGTCAATTTATCACAAGTGTTATTTTGACACTGCCAGTACCTTGGTTGAGAAAGTGTCTCAAAAACCCTGACTCTATCTGGTTTTTCATCCCAAACCACATCTTTAATAAAATTGGAGgtctcttttcttttgaaatgtaaCTTCTTACCTAATAGATTACCAATCACACTGTCAACATTTCATCAACAAGCCCTTCTAGCATGGAAGCTGTCTTTTGTCCACAATTTCTCACCCCATCAAACTTTTCTCTGGAATAACAGCAATATTCGTATAAGAAACAAATCCTTATTCTTTCCTAAATGGTGTCAAAGAGATATCATCCATATCCTCAATCCTTTTGATAATGCTGGTAATATGCTGTCTTATGAACGTTTTATGTCTGTACACAGTTTTCCTGTTCCCTCCAGAGAATTTATCTCTGTAACTCGTGCTATCCCAAAAGACTTACCAGTAATTCAACTTATAAAAAGCCACTTGAGTTACAGTGAATACAAAACAAGTCAGCCTGTGCTGATGCTGGGTGGAATTGAACTAACAGATAGAAAGTGTGATAATAAACATATTCACCAGTGTTTTCAAAGAAAGAATGGAGTTGTGCCTAGAGGCAAGTTTTATTGGAGGTCTCAAATAGAGGACATAAACTGGAGAAGAGCTTGGCTTTTACCCCATAAATATTGCATATCGAACAAGGctaaagaaatacattttaaattctTGCATAATATATACCCTGTTAGTGTTATTGCTAAGTTTATAGATGTTGATGACTCCTGTACTTTTTGCAATCATAATACAGAAACAATTTcacatctgtttttttattgtgatataTCTAAAAAGTTTTGGAGTGAGGTTGAATCTCATCTTTTTGATGCTGCCGACTCTACCTACTCTCTTACTCTTAGAGATGTTATTTGCTACTATGTTAATCCAGAAGATAACACTCTTGAACACCTGATGAACTTTTTTATCCACAAACAAAAATTTGCTAAATCACTACCTGAGGTCGCTCCTTTTCTCCTGGAACTGAGCCCTTTGCTTAAATCTCTTAGTTTggtgaataacaaaaaaaaagcaataccTTACTGAGTCATTACGAAAAGTTTTTCCCTGAAACCCCTggataaacttttgttttatttctttatttgcaCTCTATCCttgatttatttatgtagtatctatttattttctctttccctcAATCATCTTTTTTTACTGATTTACTGTTATTTGATGTATATGACTGTCCCTGATGTACTTGATATATTCTTTCTGTACTCTCATCAGTTGTGCTGCTTGTTATTGCATACCTTGCTGTtttgtgcatttaaaatgttcaattaagtaaaaaaatgtatcaaaaatattatcagactcatatatcagtttgttctcactcttgagttgttttaattatgatagattggtttattaaaatgctttacaggcgaTGTGTAACTTGTGTCCATGGTTCAACCTCCATTCGACATGAACTCTCATGTAAATCAGCaacatatcagtttgacctgtccctcTAACTACAGAGGCTAAATAAATTCTGTCtgactataaggttcatattatcagaggaaaaaacacaagacaacagctttcattaaagatcagtcagatacagtcagggcttcacatctgtgcagatgttattttaagaatcctcacatctcactgaccacaagtctctgtgatgCTAAATAGGccacttcaataattaaaacagtctgTTGTTAATATACAATAGAGTATGtgtagtttatgatgaatgtatttagtctctaACAAGtgaacttcaccatcagtcacataACATGTTTTCTGTGAACAGAATAAaacttcaaatcagacaaatgaaattaaaatctCTGAAATTCACTAAAATtgaaaagtttatctaaaaGGTCATATTATTGAgtcaacatctaaaccaatTAGCTGTTAGaccaggtgagagccaggcgttTCCCATGATGCCCTGGGTCTTTTCAAAGATTTGGCTCTTTTGGCTCGGCTCCCTTAGAAGAGCCGGCTCTTACGGCTCTGAAACGGCTCTTCATTAAGTATCACTCGGAGACTTATATTTTAACCTAATTTAGCAATTATGAATGGTTTGTGCGTTGGTGAGCAatttttcattcagtgttttcgTAAAAGCCttatttttatgcagtttttttttccgttacaaaaaaaaatacacatttactgTTGTTTAACATTTTGATCAAACCTTTGAATGAACAACTGAACACAGGACCACAGCAACCACAgcaaacaaatcaaataaataaaggccAAAGTCTTAACATTATGACATTATGACTGAGTCTTTAGTGCAGGTTGGCATTCAGAAAAAAGAGATGCCCCAGCTTGGATGGGCTGATGGGATTTCTCTTCTCTGTGATTATTTGTCCTGTTTTTGAGAAGACTCTCTATGAGGGGACCAATGTGGTGACGATGCAGAGTCTTCCTGCCATTACCTTAACCAGGCCTGGGTAGACTGAAGCCTCACCTCCAGTACCTCCAGCAGACCTCTTTCACTGTCTCCCATTCCTCTTGACTTAGAGTATCATCAAGAGCGTTGATGATAGCCAGGGTGGAGATGATGGCATCTTTTGACTCCAGGATACATTTCAACATATAAAATGTTGAGTTCCACCTTGTAGCACGCTCCTGTTTGGGCTTTAGCTCTGGCATCCCCATCTGGCGTTGCGTGGACTTCAGCTTCTCTGTAGCAACCGTGCTTTTGTGGAAAAACTCTACAATAGCCTTCACCATGTCCACAGTTGGTTTCCCTCAGCCTATCTTTAACCATCAGGTTTATTGTGTGCGCAAGACATGGGTGGTGAGTCC is part of the Epinephelus moara isolate mb chromosome 10, YSFRI_EMoa_1.0, whole genome shotgun sequence genome and harbors:
- the mindy4 gene encoding probable ubiquitin carboxyl-terminal hydrolase MINDY-4 isoform X2 — its product is MAVSVEEVSSSVVREYLSRKGLKRTIACMDEEHPRTEASINNRSHLRQVLNMEGLYRKNKAVSSPLKTLLEIIVKYHIEGFKNDEITCSESDALWSARTVSSIANSAAATPAVMSDVKAEVDTTAFVVSKHNKLRSAVGEVSPSQPIYTSLLPETDTLSSQNQTGFWAHDLEDEKGQTLMASLQDKESFMKREPEKKTSITESTQRSRTNRIRRGMMAGPIASTPQESNKKRQYRKVEVSQPLLRKEEESRPFEDGLLTTAVHQKSSESSQTEIGPADCVGRQQELWSAPDRKQRENSFEKVKQDTQMTTKLKSLIRPNVADLDVSEMVLDDIDDDDDLRELSKVSFQRTAEEHRYAGRPMDQHAAMELKAVLLGSSLNCFSVEWRNQGFTFSETHDLRYGIVQRKGGPCGVLASIQAFVLKKLLFENTETSNTSLQRLRPSNTTRRKCFVLAAAEVLWRAGEEKKAIIAINSGRNHFTPTGHYKSEGVFEKITCFTVNNLKDTQLLLEQHIDQFETGLLGCILLTISAVLSRSIEKVRDDMDVPTTTLIGAHGYCTQELVNLLLCGRAVSNVFDNDMELDSGNGNITLLKGVKGHCDVGLLSLFEHYNICKELT
- the mindy4 gene encoding probable ubiquitin carboxyl-terminal hydrolase MINDY-4 isoform X1; its protein translation is MAVSVEEVSSSVVREYLSRKGLKRTIACMDEEHPRTEASINNRSHLRQVLNMEGLYRKNKAVSSPLKTLLEIIVKYHIEGFKNDEITCSESDALWSARTVSSIANSAAATPAVMSDVKAEVDTTAFVVSKHNKLRSAVGEVSPSQPIYTSLLPETDTLSSQNQTGFWAHDLEDEKGQTLMASLQDKESFMKREPEKKTSITESTQRSRTNRIRRGMMAGPIASTPQESNKKRQYRKVEVSQPLLRKEEESRPFEDGLLTTAVHQKSSESSQTEIGPADCVGRQQELWSAPDRKQRENSFEKVKQDTQMTTKLKSLIRPNVADLDVSEMVLDDIDDDDDLRELSKVSFQRTAEEHRYAGRPMDQHAAMELKAVLLGSSLNCFSVEWRNQGFTFSETHDLRYGIVQRKGGPCGVLASIQAFVLKKLLFENTETSNTSLQRLRPSNTTRRKCFVLAAAEVLWRAGEEKKAIIAINSGRNHFTPTGHYKSEGVFEKITCFTVNNLKDTQLLLEQHIDQFETGLLGCILLTISAVLSRSIEKVRDDMDVPTTTLIGAHGYCTQELVNLLLCGRAVSNVFDNDMELDSGNGNITLLKGVKGHCDVGLLSLFEHYNICKVGAYLKTPRYPIWVVCSESHFSVLFGLQRELLTNQDKGLEFDLYYYDGLANQQEEIRLTVSVGRSALSCQDADTDLIPPLEHCIRTRWKDASVNWNDTEPIL